In Ochrobactrum sp. Marseille-Q0166, a single genomic region encodes these proteins:
- a CDS encoding ABC transporter permease subunit, which produces MTHSAIQPEAANEVGKLRALKDFWFYFSVNRGAVIGLFVFLAIILVAIFAPLIAPHNPIEQYRDFVKVPPFWQQGGSTQFILGTDAVGRDILSRLIYGAQYSLLVGFVIVVISMCLGITIGVISGYFGGGIDTIFMRIMDVILAFPSLLLALVLVAILGPGLINAVLAITLVLLPHFSRLTRAAVMAEKEREYVTASRLAGASKFRLMFKTILPNCLAPLVVQATMSFSNAILDVAALGFLGMGAQPPTPEWGTMLAEAREFILSAWWIVTFPGLAILITVLAINLVGDGLRDALDPKLKRS; this is translated from the coding sequence ATGACACACTCAGCCATTCAGCCGGAAGCCGCCAATGAAGTCGGGAAACTCCGGGCTTTGAAGGATTTCTGGTTTTATTTCAGCGTCAATCGCGGCGCTGTCATCGGTCTTTTTGTATTTCTTGCGATCATTCTGGTGGCGATTTTTGCGCCGCTCATTGCACCGCATAATCCTATCGAGCAATATCGTGATTTCGTGAAGGTGCCTCCGTTCTGGCAGCAGGGGGGCAGCACGCAGTTCATCTTGGGAACGGATGCGGTTGGCCGTGATATTCTGTCCCGCCTGATTTACGGTGCGCAATATTCGCTGCTCGTGGGCTTTGTTATCGTTGTTATTTCGATGTGCCTTGGCATCACGATTGGCGTTATTTCGGGTTATTTCGGCGGTGGCATTGATACGATCTTCATGCGTATCATGGATGTCATTCTGGCATTTCCGTCGCTGCTGCTGGCACTGGTTCTTGTTGCTATTCTCGGACCGGGCCTGATCAATGCGGTTCTTGCGATTACGCTTGTTCTGCTTCCGCACTTTTCGCGCCTGACGCGTGCGGCGGTAATGGCTGAAAAAGAGCGGGAGTATGTAACCGCTTCGCGTCTGGCTGGCGCGAGCAAGTTCCGTCTGATGTTCAAGACGATCCTGCCAAACTGCCTCGCTCCGCTGGTGGTCCAGGCAACCATGTCGTTTTCCAACGCCATTCTCGACGTTGCCGCGCTTGGCTTTCTTGGCATGGGTGCGCAGCCACCGACACCGGAATGGGGTACCATGCTTGCTGAAGCACGAGAATTCATTCTGAGCGCATGGTGGATCGTGACCTTCCCGGGTCTTGCAATCCTGATCACAGTTCTTGCCATCAATCTGGTCGGCGATGGTCTGCGTGATGCGCTTGATCCGAAACTGAAGAGGAGCTGA
- a CDS encoding ABC transporter ATP-binding protein: MALLEIKNLTVSFDTSTGPFKAVDGIDISVDKGEVLAIVGESGSGKSVGMLAVMGLLPKTATVTADSMTFDGQDLQGMSDKERRKIIGRDISMIFQEPVASLNPCFTVGYQLEEVLKRHLGLKGSASRARAIELLELVGIRDAAERLSSFPHQMSGGQCQRVMIAIAIACNPKLLIADEPTTALDVTIQKQILDLLMRLQVEHGMGLIMITHDMGVVAETADRVIVQYKGHKMEDSDVLSLFTEPKHPYTRALLSALPENATGDRLPTVSDFVFSDKSAGEA; this comes from the coding sequence ATGGCTTTGCTTGAAATCAAGAACCTCACGGTTTCGTTCGATACATCGACAGGCCCTTTTAAAGCGGTCGATGGCATCGATATCTCAGTGGACAAGGGCGAAGTGCTCGCGATTGTCGGTGAGTCTGGCTCTGGCAAGTCGGTCGGTATGCTTGCCGTTATGGGACTGTTGCCGAAGACTGCCACGGTTACCGCTGATAGCATGACGTTTGACGGGCAGGACTTGCAAGGCATGTCCGACAAGGAACGCCGCAAGATCATCGGACGCGACATTTCCATGATCTTTCAGGAGCCGGTTGCAAGTCTCAATCCGTGTTTCACCGTTGGCTATCAGCTTGAAGAAGTGCTTAAGCGCCATCTGGGACTTAAGGGTTCCGCAAGCCGTGCCCGTGCGATTGAACTGCTGGAACTCGTCGGCATCCGCGATGCGGCTGAACGCTTGTCCAGCTTCCCGCATCAGATGTCGGGCGGTCAGTGTCAGCGTGTGATGATTGCGATCGCCATTGCGTGTAACCCCAAGCTGCTGATTGCCGATGAGCCGACAACCGCGCTTGATGTGACGATCCAGAAGCAGATCCTCGATCTGCTGATGCGTCTTCAGGTCGAACACGGCATGGGTCTTATCATGATTACCCATGATATGGGTGTCGTTGCGGAAACGGCTGATCGTGTGATCGTTCAGTATAAGGGTCACAAGATGGAAGATTCGGACGTCTTGTCGTTGTTTACCGAACCAAAACATCCTTATACGCGTGCGCTTCTTTCGGCTCTGCCGGAAAATGCTACGGGTGATCGTCTGCCAACGGTTTCCGATTTCGTCTTTTCAGATAAATCCGCAGGAGAAGCGTGA
- a CDS encoding dipeptide ABC transporter ATP-binding protein has translation MSEIVLEARDIKRDYHVGGGLFGKPKVVHAVKGVSFKLEKGKTLAIVGESGCGKSTLARILTMIDPQTSGELLIGGQDVNIARDGLTPEMRQKVQIVFQNPYGSLNPRQKIGDVLAEPLLLNTNMTAAERREKAMEMLLKVGLGKEHFNRYPHMFSGGQRQRIAIARALMLNPKLLILDEPVSALDLSVQAQVLNILADLQEEFGLTYVFISHDLSVVRYIADDVMVMYFGEVVEYGSRDDVFNNPQHDYTKKLFSATPRADVDAIRARVEARAAARQAAQA, from the coding sequence ATGAGCGAGATAGTTCTCGAAGCGCGCGACATCAAGCGCGATTACCATGTTGGCGGTGGTCTTTTTGGCAAGCCAAAGGTCGTTCATGCCGTCAAGGGTGTGAGCTTCAAGCTTGAAAAGGGCAAGACGCTGGCAATCGTCGGTGAATCAGGTTGTGGCAAGTCAACGCTTGCCCGCATCCTCACCATGATCGATCCGCAGACATCCGGCGAATTGCTGATCGGCGGGCAGGATGTGAATATTGCACGTGATGGTCTGACACCTGAAATGCGCCAGAAGGTGCAGATCGTGTTCCAGAACCCTTACGGCTCGCTCAATCCGCGTCAGAAGATCGGCGATGTGCTGGCTGAGCCTTTGTTGCTCAACACCAATATGACAGCCGCTGAACGCCGCGAAAAAGCGATGGAAATGCTGCTCAAGGTTGGACTTGGTAAAGAGCATTTCAACCGCTATCCGCACATGTTCTCAGGCGGGCAGCGGCAGCGTATTGCGATTGCACGCGCATTGATGCTCAATCCGAAGCTGCTCATTCTCGATGAGCCGGTTTCAGCGCTCGACCTTTCTGTGCAGGCACAGGTGCTTAACATTCTTGCGGATTTGCAGGAAGAATTCGGTCTGACCTATGTCTTCATCAGTCACGATCTTTCGGTCGTGCGCTATATCGCTGATGATGTGATGGTGATGTATTTCGGCGAGGTTGTTGAATACGGTTCACGCGATGACGTTTTCAACAATCCGCAGCATGACTACACGAAGAAGCTATTTTCGGCCACACCGCGTGCGGATGTGGATGCGATCCGTGCCCGCGTTGAAGCGCGTGCAGCGGCACGTCAGGCTGCGCAGGCATAA
- the choV gene encoding choline ABC transporter ATP-binding protein — MTIIAVEDVSIIFGKNVDSALELADRGASRSEIQAETDLVLGVHDCSLNIHEGEILVLMGLSGSGKSTLLRAINRLNPISRGRVLIRDGERTIDVGKADRKTLRHLRTELVSMVFQQFGLLPWRSVEENVAFGLEISGMGKHERLNHARDQLELVGLQDWATRKVSELSGGMQQRVGLARAFATGAPILLMDEPFSALDPLIRTRLQDELLTFQSRLRKTIVFVSHDLDEAMKIGNRIAILEGGRIIQCGTPQEILLQPANQYVTDFVAHMNPLGVLQAGDIMTPFDRTAAPRPFAATTRRETLVRDLMNAVADSSGDVGIVENGAIIGKINADDIVRALAWHQQRATS, encoded by the coding sequence ATGACGATCATTGCTGTAGAAGATGTCAGCATCATTTTTGGCAAAAATGTCGATAGCGCGCTGGAACTGGCTGATCGCGGAGCATCGCGCTCGGAGATTCAGGCTGAGACCGATCTCGTTCTGGGGGTCCATGATTGCTCGCTCAACATTCACGAAGGCGAGATTCTTGTCCTGATGGGACTATCCGGCTCTGGAAAATCGACGCTTCTGCGCGCCATCAATCGTCTCAATCCGATTTCGCGTGGCCGCGTTCTGATCCGCGATGGCGAACGCACGATTGACGTCGGTAAAGCCGACCGCAAAACACTGCGGCATCTGCGAACTGAACTCGTTTCCATGGTGTTCCAGCAGTTTGGTCTTTTGCCATGGCGCTCGGTTGAAGAAAACGTCGCCTTTGGCTTGGAAATATCCGGCATGGGCAAGCATGAACGGCTAAACCACGCCCGTGATCAGCTTGAACTCGTCGGTTTGCAGGACTGGGCCACACGCAAGGTGAGTGAACTTTCAGGCGGCATGCAGCAGCGTGTTGGACTTGCCCGCGCCTTTGCAACAGGCGCACCAATCCTGTTGATGGATGAACCTTTTTCCGCACTCGATCCGCTGATACGAACCCGCCTGCAGGACGAGCTTCTCACCTTCCAATCACGGCTCAGAAAAACCATCGTATTCGTCAGCCACGATCTTGATGAAGCGATGAAGATCGGCAATCGCATCGCCATTTTGGAAGGTGGGCGCATTATCCAGTGCGGAACACCACAGGAAATCCTCCTGCAACCCGCCAATCAGTATGTGACGGATTTTGTCGCCCACATGAACCCGCTCGGTGTCTTGCAAGCGGGCGACATCATGACCCCGTTTGACCGCACCGCTGCCCCTCGCCCCTTTGCAGCGACAACACGCCGTGAAACGCTCGTGCGCGATCTGATGAATGCAGTTGCCGACAGCAGCGGCGATGTGGGCATCGTCGAAAACGGAGCCATCATCGGCAAAATCAATGCCGACGACATTGTGCGCGCACTCGCTTGGCACCAGCAACGTGCAACAAGCTGA
- the choW gene encoding choline ABC transporter permease subunit: MNWLTDYKIPVGPTAKSVVDWLTTHWGLFFDTLAAIMQGLIDGLLYLLQLPHPLILIAIFAVVAWLIQRRISVVLLTILGFLFIINQGYWDPTLKTLTLVLSSCFVCMAIGVPLGIAAAHRPKLYAVMRPILDLMQTLPTFVYLIPAIVFFGIGMVPGLLATVIFVIPAPIRLTQLGISSTPSSLVEAGEAFGASRSQLLWKVELPYAMPQILAGLTQTIMLSLSMVVIAALVGADGLGVPVVRGLNSVNISLGFEAGFIIVVVAIVLDRIFRAVRDQ; the protein is encoded by the coding sequence TTGAACTGGCTGACGGACTATAAAATTCCGGTCGGGCCCACCGCAAAGTCGGTGGTCGACTGGCTTACGACCCATTGGGGGCTTTTCTTCGACACTCTTGCAGCGATTATGCAGGGCCTGATTGATGGCCTTTTATATCTCTTGCAACTTCCACATCCGCTTATTCTGATCGCAATTTTTGCGGTCGTCGCGTGGTTGATACAGCGTCGTATTTCGGTCGTCCTGCTTACCATTTTGGGCTTTCTGTTCATCATTAACCAAGGTTATTGGGACCCGACGCTCAAGACACTCACTCTCGTTCTCTCGTCGTGCTTTGTCTGCATGGCAATTGGCGTTCCTTTAGGTATCGCAGCAGCCCATCGTCCGAAACTATACGCGGTGATGCGTCCAATTCTCGATCTGATGCAAACGCTGCCGACATTCGTTTATCTGATCCCGGCGATCGTCTTCTTTGGTATCGGCATGGTGCCAGGTCTCCTGGCGACGGTAATCTTCGTCATACCGGCTCCTATTCGCCTAACCCAGCTTGGTATTTCCTCCACACCGTCCTCGCTTGTTGAAGCGGGTGAAGCTTTCGGAGCTTCACGGTCACAACTGCTTTGGAAGGTTGAGCTGCCTTATGCGATGCCGCAGATTTTGGCGGGACTCACGCAGACAATCATGCTGTCCTTGTCGATGGTGGTGATTGCCGCACTTGTGGGCGCGGACGGCCTCGGGGTGCCAGTGGTTCGTGGCCTGAACTCCGTCAATATTTCGCTCGGTTTCGAAGCAGGCTTCATCATCGTCGTGGTTGCGATTGTACTGGACCGCATTTTCCGCGCTGTGCGAGACCAATAG
- a CDS encoding choline ABC transporter substrate-binding protein — MLAVTTAIFVIPAAAQAAEAESCSTVRFSDVGWTDITSTTAVATEILKGLGYKTDIKVLSVPVTYASLSKKDIDVFLGYWNPSMSADLKPYLDDKSVETLRTNLTGAKYTLAVPKYAYDEGLKDFKDIATFKDKLGGKIYGIEPGNDGNRLILDMITKDAFGLKSFELAESSEQGMLAQVARSIKSKDPVVFLAWEPHPMNKRFEIAYLTGGDDFFGPNLGGATVETNVRAGYAQECPNVGKFLTNLEFQLEMENEIMGKILDDGEEPAKAATAWLKANPAALDKWLDGVTTVDGKEGLPAVKATLGL, encoded by the coding sequence ATGCTGGCTGTTACCACGGCCATCTTTGTCATTCCAGCCGCGGCACAGGCTGCCGAGGCAGAGAGCTGCTCGACCGTTCGCTTCTCCGATGTCGGTTGGACCGACATCACCTCGACGACTGCTGTGGCTACAGAGATACTCAAGGGCCTTGGCTACAAGACCGACATCAAGGTTCTCTCCGTTCCCGTAACTTATGCGTCGCTTAGCAAGAAAGACATCGATGTGTTCCTCGGCTATTGGAACCCGTCCATGAGCGCTGATCTCAAGCCTTATCTGGATGACAAGAGCGTGGAAACACTGCGCACCAATCTGACAGGCGCAAAATATACGCTGGCTGTGCCGAAATATGCGTATGACGAAGGGCTGAAAGATTTTAAAGATATCGCGACTTTCAAGGATAAGCTCGGCGGCAAGATTTACGGCATAGAGCCAGGCAATGACGGCAACCGCCTGATCCTCGACATGATTACTAAGGATGCGTTTGGCCTCAAGTCGTTTGAGCTGGCGGAATCGTCTGAACAGGGAATGCTCGCGCAGGTCGCCCGCAGCATTAAGAGCAAAGACCCGGTCGTCTTCCTCGCATGGGAGCCGCATCCGATGAACAAGCGTTTTGAAATCGCCTACCTCACCGGCGGTGATGATTTCTTCGGCCCCAACCTTGGTGGCGCAACGGTCGAAACCAATGTCCGCGCAGGCTATGCGCAGGAATGCCCAAATGTTGGCAAATTCCTGACCAATCTCGAATTCCAGCTTGAAATGGAAAATGAGATCATGGGCAAGATTCTGGATGACGGCGAAGAACCTGCGAAAGCGGCAACAGCTTGGCTCAAGGCAAATCCTGCCGCCCTCGATAAATGGCTGGACGGCGTGACAACCGTTGACGGCAAGGAAGGTCTGCCAGCTGTGAAAGCGACACTCGGCCTGTAA
- a CDS encoding DUF2333 family protein: MWNAVRGVFSFLGRFIAALARLIAVPVRALWRLFLKLGNLWKVVVAVFVIGFGGLYAYFIWQTQVWTNFNPDYPAKYSYQDAVTPGEQVSTAPVAPLAATSTPSDNSASGTDTTPVAGNADTTTQQETETQPMQAAQIPSTARKCSPSAIAEVAADLTDFNVNQNAWISSMLLYKLGFFGMDWDRTPFLDNKASFQRGINAAVRRTAIELVDNIGRLRGTSQIDSDLQKARGNLQFAEDAWYFGLSPFGPKTPTPSYYRSAIKDLRSFNTRLENCHATFDARADNLIQFVDRIASDLGSTSAILKDRAENYHAGWFDTRADDRFWFAYGQLYAYYGLLRAAHSDFRGVLAEKHLDGVWDEMERQLRSALDMQPFIVSNGSPDAWFTPSHLTTMGFYILRVRSNLVDIKQVLER; encoded by the coding sequence GTGTGGAATGCAGTTCGGGGCGTCTTCTCCTTCCTTGGCCGTTTTATCGCGGCATTGGCCAGATTAATCGCAGTACCAGTTCGTGCTTTGTGGCGGCTTTTTCTCAAATTGGGAAATTTGTGGAAAGTTGTCGTTGCGGTATTCGTGATCGGTTTTGGTGGGCTTTATGCCTATTTTATCTGGCAGACGCAGGTCTGGACCAACTTCAATCCTGACTATCCGGCCAAATATAGCTATCAGGATGCCGTGACGCCGGGTGAGCAAGTGTCGACCGCGCCTGTTGCGCCGTTGGCCGCAACGTCTACTCCTTCTGACAACAGTGCAAGCGGGACTGACACTACACCTGTTGCCGGCAATGCCGATACGACAACGCAGCAGGAGACTGAGACGCAACCTATGCAGGCCGCGCAAATTCCTTCGACTGCACGAAAGTGTTCGCCATCTGCCATTGCAGAAGTTGCCGCTGATCTCACTGATTTCAATGTGAATCAGAATGCGTGGATTTCGTCCATGCTGCTCTACAAGCTTGGCTTTTTTGGCATGGACTGGGATCGCACGCCGTTTCTCGATAACAAAGCATCGTTCCAGCGCGGAATCAACGCCGCTGTGCGACGCACGGCAATTGAACTGGTGGACAATATCGGCCGTCTGCGCGGTACCTCGCAGATCGACAGCGATTTGCAAAAGGCGCGTGGTAATCTCCAGTTTGCAGAAGATGCCTGGTATTTCGGTCTCAGTCCGTTTGGTCCAAAGACCCCGACGCCAAGCTATTATCGTTCAGCGATCAAGGATCTGCGCTCGTTCAATACGCGTCTGGAAAACTGCCATGCAACATTCGATGCGCGTGCAGATAACCTGATTCAGTTTGTTGATCGTATAGCCAGTGATCTTGGTTCGACGTCTGCAATCCTGAAGGATCGCGCCGAGAATTACCATGCAGGTTGGTTTGATACACGTGCGGATGACCGTTTCTGGTTCGCGTATGGCCAGCTCTATGCCTATTATGGTCTGCTGCGTGCGGCCCATTCGGATTTCCGTGGTGTGCTTGCAGAAAAGCATCTCGATGGCGTCTGGGATGAAATGGAGCGGCAGTTGCGTTCGGCGCTCGATATGCAGCCATTTATCGTTTCCAACGGCAGCCCGGATGCTTGGTTTACGCCATCACATCTGACAACGATGGGCTTTTATATCCTGCGTGTGCGGTCCAATCTGGTGGATATCAAGCAGGTTCTGGAGCGTTAA
- a CDS encoding small ribosomal subunit Rsm22 family protein — MELPSRLRQAVDAALEGMALTDLKRASDILSQRYRAETRDGRLHISDELAAKAYLAARLPATYAAVRTSLENVAEVCPDFVPHTLLDVGCGPGTALWAASDCWPDLQAATMIEASPAIRSVGSALATNISLKTEWRAGDLVKEKIDLPKADLVTIAYVLDELAPPDRKALVEKLWTHTQHMFVIVEPGTPAGWQRILDARTALIAQGAHIVAPCPHQLDCPIAAPDWCHFSRRVARSRIHRLTKDAEVPWEDEKFIYLAATRDPSLAVSARVIAPTRVGGGKVSMKLCKDDGSAEERLLTKRDGEFFRWGRRADWGDAYL, encoded by the coding sequence ATGGAATTGCCATCACGACTGCGTCAGGCAGTCGATGCTGCGCTTGAGGGCATGGCATTGACTGATCTGAAACGCGCCTCCGATATTTTATCGCAGCGTTATCGTGCTGAAACGCGCGATGGACGGTTGCATATTTCGGATGAACTGGCTGCCAAAGCCTATCTGGCTGCACGGCTGCCAGCAACCTATGCTGCCGTTCGTACAAGCTTGGAGAACGTTGCGGAAGTTTGTCCTGATTTTGTGCCTCACACGCTGCTTGACGTCGGATGCGGGCCGGGGACTGCACTGTGGGCAGCCAGCGATTGCTGGCCTGATTTGCAGGCAGCTACAATGATCGAAGCAAGTCCTGCAATCCGTTCGGTCGGAAGCGCTCTTGCAACAAATATCAGCCTTAAGACGGAGTGGCGTGCAGGGGATCTGGTCAAGGAAAAGATCGACCTTCCAAAGGCTGATCTGGTAACCATTGCCTATGTTCTCGACGAGTTGGCGCCACCTGATCGCAAGGCGCTGGTCGAAAAGCTCTGGACGCACACGCAGCATATGTTTGTGATTGTGGAGCCGGGAACACCTGCTGGCTGGCAGCGTATTCTGGATGCGCGCACCGCGTTGATCGCGCAGGGTGCGCATATCGTGGCTCCGTGCCCACATCAACTTGATTGTCCGATTGCAGCACCTGACTGGTGCCATTTTTCGCGGCGTGTTGCGCGTTCGCGAATTCACCGTCTGACCAAAGATGCCGAAGTGCCCTGGGAAGATGAGAAATTCATCTATCTCGCGGCGACACGTGATCCATCACTTGCCGTTTCCGCGCGCGTGATTGCGCCGACGCGTGTCGGCGGTGGCAAGGTTTCGATGAAGCTTTGCAAAGATGACGGCTCCGCCGAAGAGAGGCTTTTGACCAAGCGCGACGGCGAGTTCTTCCGTTGGGGCCGTCGCGCTGATTGGGGCGATGCTTATTTATGA
- a CDS encoding MFS transporter: MISSRLASFLAQRNIHYGWVIAGITFLTMLATAAAMGSAGILIEPLQSEFGWSNADISFAMALRLVLFGLMGPFAAAFMNQFGLRRVVMAALIMISLGLLGSIFMTEQWQMVALWGVVIGLGTGMTALVLGATVAARWFEKRRGLVVGMMTASNATGQLIFMPILASVSQNIGWRTSLTIVISFLVAALILVLMLMRDKPSDLGLKPYGRTAPMPAPEPKKQFGAMLLSPLVTLREASSTTTFWVLFLTFFVCGFSTNGLIQTHWIALCGDYGIVPVGAAGILAVIGAFDLIGTIASGWLTDRYDNRWLLFWFYALRGLSLIYLTFTDFSIYELALFAVFYGLDWVATVPPTVKLAAEKFGPEKAGMVFGWIFTGHQVGAAAAAAFAGFVRTDYDSYTPALILAGAMCFAAAAMVFLINRPKLQSAFQAS; encoded by the coding sequence ATGATCTCATCCCGCCTAGCCAGCTTTCTTGCACAAAGAAACATCCATTATGGATGGGTCATTGCTGGGATCACCTTCCTGACGATGCTGGCAACAGCCGCTGCCATGGGCTCGGCAGGCATATTGATTGAGCCGCTTCAAAGCGAGTTCGGCTGGAGCAATGCCGATATTTCCTTCGCTATGGCGTTGCGTCTTGTGCTGTTTGGTTTGATGGGGCCGTTTGCGGCTGCATTCATGAACCAGTTCGGCCTGCGCCGGGTGGTCATGGCGGCACTCATCATGATTTCACTCGGGCTTTTGGGCTCGATCTTCATGACCGAGCAATGGCAGATGGTAGCACTCTGGGGCGTCGTGATCGGCCTTGGCACTGGCATGACAGCTCTTGTACTTGGCGCTACGGTTGCTGCACGCTGGTTTGAAAAGCGCCGTGGTCTGGTCGTCGGCATGATGACCGCCAGCAACGCAACCGGTCAGCTTATTTTCATGCCAATTCTTGCAAGCGTGAGCCAAAATATCGGCTGGCGCACATCACTTACAATTGTGATTTCATTTCTGGTCGCAGCACTCATTCTGGTGCTGATGCTGATGCGTGACAAACCATCAGATCTCGGCCTCAAACCCTATGGCCGCACAGCGCCCATGCCCGCCCCTGAACCAAAGAAGCAGTTTGGCGCTATGCTGCTCTCTCCTCTGGTGACATTGCGTGAAGCATCTTCAACAACGACTTTCTGGGTCTTGTTCCTCACATTTTTTGTCTGCGGTTTCTCGACCAACGGCCTTATCCAGACCCACTGGATTGCACTTTGCGGCGACTACGGCATCGTGCCCGTGGGCGCAGCCGGTATTCTCGCTGTCATCGGCGCTTTCGATCTGATTGGCACGATAGCGTCCGGCTGGCTTACCGACCGCTATGACAATCGCTGGCTTCTGTTCTGGTTCTATGCGCTGCGCGGCCTTTCGCTGATTTATCTCACATTCACCGATTTTTCGATTTATGAACTCGCACTCTTTGCCGTCTTCTATGGTCTTGATTGGGTCGCAACCGTGCCCCCAACGGTAAAGCTTGCAGCAGAGAAATTCGGCCCCGAAAAAGCCGGGATGGTTTTTGGCTGGATCTTTACCGGGCATCAGGTGGGCGCTGCCGCGGCCGCAGCCTTTGCGGGCTTTGTTCGCACCGATTATGACAGCTATACACCCGCGCTCATTCTGGCCGGTGCCATGTGCTTTGCGGCGGCCGCGATGGTGTTCCTGATCAACCGCCCAAAATTGCAATCAGCGTTTCAAGCTTCATAA
- a CDS encoding MarR family transcriptional regulator, translated as MTNSCICIHLRQAARKTSAIYDEALAPLGISVAQFSLLRKISRATTISLTELARIAELDRSTMGRNAKVLQKLGLIEPASSDDHRETTITLSNEGHRLVKQGEPLWDQAQSEIEARLGHKGVEQLRALLDAL; from the coding sequence ATGACAAATTCCTGCATATGTATTCATTTGCGTCAGGCAGCCCGAAAAACCTCGGCGATTTATGACGAGGCATTGGCACCGCTTGGCATTAGCGTAGCGCAGTTCAGCCTGTTGCGAAAAATCTCGCGCGCGACAACGATCTCGCTCACTGAACTGGCCCGCATTGCCGAGTTGGATCGGTCGACCATGGGACGCAATGCAAAGGTCTTGCAGAAATTGGGCTTGATTGAACCAGCGTCCAGTGACGATCACCGCGAAACCACGATAACACTGAGCAATGAGGGCCATAGGCTGGTCAAACAGGGTGAACCATTGTGGGATCAGGCACAAAGCGAAATAGAAGCGCGGCTTGGCCACAAGGGTGTCGAACAATTGCGGGCGCTTCTTGATGCATTGTGA
- a CDS encoding Lrp/AsnC ligand binding domain-containing protein, whose protein sequence is MKNLDVMDRSILSALQENGRLTNTELADRINLSQTATAERVKRLTREGYILGYSAHLSPKMLDRSMLVFIEIKLDRTTPEVFDTFATFTRSNPDIMECHMVAGGFDYLIKARVTDMDHYRRFLSEALLSLPGVRESHTYAVMEEVKETSHIAV, encoded by the coding sequence ATGAAGAATCTCGATGTGATGGACAGGAGCATTCTGTCTGCGCTTCAGGAAAATGGCCGACTTACCAATACTGAACTGGCTGATCGTATCAATCTTTCCCAGACAGCGACGGCTGAACGCGTGAAACGCCTCACGCGCGAAGGTTATATTCTTGGCTATTCAGCGCACCTGTCGCCGAAAATGCTTGACCGCTCCATGCTCGTTTTCATCGAAATCAAGCTGGACCGCACCACACCGGAAGTTTTTGACACCTTCGCCACATTCACACGAAGCAATCCCGATATTATGGAATGCCATATGGTGGCGGGTGGCTTCGATTATCTGATCAAGGCGCGTGTCACGGATATGGATCACTATCGGCGTTTTCTCTCCGAAGCCCTGCTTTCGCTTCCCGGCGTGCGTGAATCTCACACTTACGCAGTGATGGAGGAAGTGAAAGAGACGTCGCATATCGCGGTTTAG